The proteins below come from a single Eucalyptus grandis isolate ANBG69807.140 chromosome 3, ASM1654582v1, whole genome shotgun sequence genomic window:
- the LOC104427127 gene encoding protein ACCELERATED CELL DEATH 6-like, which yields MDVKVSIGDKDIKEEVKKDEMDSLEEEEIWRIRRERIKNALTAARAAARQEPADLYAAASRLVDVIKRADVEEFISEIERLADQTDPSATIIFQGLPRGSLLHIAVLEGKGDILRLLLDNVHDHFVATQDDWGNTPLHIATKAKEIKFIDMLIGRVKDLPNVEDKLLLRIKNKHGNTALHEAVLTCDVDLVKRLLGEDPEPVYLKNEDQKSPLYLALETRNQEIFPILFSLPLDPSRIEGLPPVHGAVAHAQYESLKILKTNMKLFAMRDSGGGNVFHLAAFWNVPQVFELLQPETKYLAREQDNNGDLPIHIASKGGHVALIKKLYPVSQWVNGQGQTILHIAAKYGRENVVRYILRHPDLGEMINERDHDGNTPSHLAAKYLQPAALLNLVVDKRMKPSLLNHKNLSVVDSAPDHPRHGFRPGWARILLLSVSAKRPDLLILKPEARDKAEETLASVVNLSRMREDINTLLLVATLVTTVTFAAGFAVPGGLNSSDMASKDDRGMATMLDNRMFQHFVIYNTIAMFCSMTSVVCFMFAYLSEVHVSIFACLTAYVLLACSLPAMSAAFLIGVTLTVGKLSWLATKISLCGHIFIVIITGALSSPVVNALGVSVFLLPCLRPIRPLMSLFILACFKFLNVETTIISDDAKEDRTGSKTSAGPPLGGGGEDC from the exons ATGGACGTAAAGGTATCTATAGGGGACAAGGACATCAAGGAGGAGGTCAAGAAGGATGAAATGGACtctttggaggaagaagaaatctgGAGGATTCGACGGGAGAGGATAAAAAATGCTCTGACGGCTGCAAGAGCCGCTGCGCGACAAGAACCAGCAGATTTGTATGCAGCTGCTAGCAGACTGGTGGATGTTATCAAACGTGCCGATGTGGAAGAGTTCATTTCCGAGATTGAAAGGCTTGCCGATCAAACAGATCCGTCCGCCACTATCATTTTCCAGGGGCTTCCGAGGGGTTCACTACTGCACATTGCAGTACTCGAAGGCAAGGGCGACATCCTAAGGCTCCTGCTTGACAATGTCCATGACCACTTCGTTGCCACCCAAGATGATTGGGGAAATACCCCCCTCCACATCGCCACTAAGGCCAAGGAAATTAAATTCATCGATATGTTGATTGGCCGGGTAAAAGACCTCCCGAATGTCGAGGACAAGCTCCTCCTGAGGATAAAGAACAAACATGGAAACACCGCTTTGCACGAGGCCGTGCTTACATGTGACGTTGACCTGGTGAAGCGTTTGTTGGGGGAAGATCCGGAGCCCGTGTACTTGAAGAATGAGGATCAGAAATCTCCCCTCTACTTGGCCCTTGAAACCCGCAACCAAGAGATATTTCCGATTTTATTTTCACTCCCACTTGACCCGTCGAGGATAGAAGGCTTGCCGCCCGTTCATGGTGCTGTTGCACATGCACAATATG AGTCACTCAAGATACTCAAAACGAACATGAAGCTTTTCGCAATGAGAGACTCTGGAGGTGGTAATGTATTCCATTTAGCAGCTTTCTGGAATGTGCCCCAAGTATTCGAACTCTTACAACCAGAAACCAAATATTTGGCTCGAGAACAGGACAACAATGGAGATCTTCCCATTCATATTGCGAGCAAGGGGGGTCATGTTGCACTAATCAAGAAGCTATATCCCGTGTCACAGTGGGTAAATGGGCAAGGACAAACCATTCTTCACATAGCAGCAAAATACGGGAGAGAAAATGTAGTGAGATATATACTCAGACATCCTGATCTGGGGGAGATGATAAATGAAAGAGATCATGATGGAAATACACCTTCACACTTGGCAGCGAAGTATTTACAACCTGCCGCTTTGCTTAATCTTGTGGTGGATAAAAGAATGAAACCCTCCCTTCTCAACCACAAAAACTTGTCTGTTGTCGACAGTGCTCCAGATCACCCACGACATGGGTTTCGGCCG GGTTGGGCACGCATTCTGTTATTAAGCGTGTCAGCTAAGAGACCAGATCTACTCATACTTAAGCCGGAAGCTCGAGACAAAGCAGAGGAAACCTTAGCAAGTGTGGTAAACCTTAGCAGAATGAGGGAAGATATCAATACCCTGTTGTTGGTGGCAACGCTTGTGACCACTGTGACTTTCGCAGCTGGTTTTGCAGTTCCTGGAGGATTGAATAGCTCAGACATGGCATCCAAAGATGACAGGGGCATGGCTACGATGCTGGACAATCGAATGTTCCAGCACTTCGTGATTTACAACACCATCGCGATGTTTTGCTCAATGACCTCAGTCGTTTGCTTCATGTTTGCATACCTGAGCGAAGTCCACGTATCAATATTCGCGTGCCTGACTGCATATGTGCTACTAGCATGTTCACTCCCGGCAATGTCTGCCGCTTTCTTAATTGGTGTCACCTTGACCGTTGGCAAACTCTCTTGGCTTGCCACCAAGATATCATTGTGCGGACATAttttcatcgtcatcatcacaGGTGCTTTATCTTCGCCGGTGGTTAATGCATTAGGAGTCTCTGTCTTCCTTCTCCCCTGCCTTCGTCCTATCCGTCCTCTGATGTCCTTGTTTATTCTCGCttgctttaaatttttaaatgttgaGACGACGATCATTTCGGATGACGCAAAAGAAGACAGGACGGGGAGCAAGACCTCTGCTGGTCCACCtctgggtggtggtggtgaagaTTGCTAA